TGAAGCGCGGCGGGAGAGAATTAACGATCCGGGCCCGTGTCAATGTGAAGGCGCGCCGCCGGTGAGCGCCTGCGCAATCTCGACTTTTACGTCGGGATCGGTCTCGCGAGCAAGCGCCTCGTCGAGCGCCGCACGCGCCTCAGTCGTGCCGGTCCGTCCTAAGGCCCAGGCGGCATGACCCCGGACCAGCGGCTCCGGATCGGAGAGGAGCCGTGCCAGAGCCGGGATCGATTCCGCGGAGCCCAGGTTACCCAGCGCCACTGCCACGTTTCGCAAAACGCCCCGCCGCTTTGACCGCTTGAGCGGGCTCCCCTTGAACCACGACCGAAACTGTTCGTCGTTCAGTGCAAGGAGAGGGATCAACTCCGGCGCATGAAGGCCCTCACGGGGCTGAAAAGCAGGCTCCTTCGAGGCCTCGATATTGACATTATACGGGCAGACCTCCTGGCAGATATCACAGCCAAAGATGTGACTGCCGATCAGTGGCCGTATCTGTGCCGGGATACTGCCCTTCAACTCGATCGTCAGGTACGAGATGCAGCGACGGGCATCCAGTCGATACGGGCCGACAAAGGCGTCGGTCGGACAGGCCTTCAGGCATAGATCGCACGAACCGCACCGGTTCCTGATCGGCTGATCTGCCGGCAGTTCGAGGCTCAGAAACAGCTCGCCCAGAAAAAAATACGAACCGTGCTTTGGAGAGATGAGGAGCGTATTCTTGCCGATCCACCCGATTCCCGCCAGGCCAGCGAACCCCTTCTCCAACACCGGCCCGGCATCGACGTAGGCCTTGCCCTGAACCTCTTCGCCGACGGTATTGCGAATCCATCCGAGCAGCGCGTCAAGTCGGCTCTCAAAGACCGTGTGATAGTCCTCTCCCCATGCATAGCGGGAAATCCATCCCTTGGGCGCACCCGCCTGGTGTGTCTCGCGCGGAAAGGGGGTGTAGTAGTTCATGGCGACAGAAACCACCGAACGCGCCCAGGGAAGCCACGTACTCGGGTGGCGTCGGGCCTGCTCAGTACGCGTCATATAGGCCATCTCGCCGCCATACCCCTCTTGCAGCCAATCGGCGAACGACTGTTCATGGGGAGGGTCGCTGACCGACGAGATCCCGACCAGCTCGAACCCCAGCCTGTGGGCCTCTTCTTTGATCGCCTGAGTCAACTGCTCAGGACTCTGCACGACCATGTCGCAATCCTGTTGATTCGTGCCCATTGACGCTTACCGTACTACCTTGAGGGCTCGCGCTCGTAGCGGTTTCGCCTTCTCCCCCAGCAGCGCCTGGAATCGAATCGCGTCCTCGGCCATCAAGAGATTATTGAACAGGCAGTAGGTGGGGAGATCATTCTTGTACACCGTCTTCAGCCGCTCAAGGTCCT
Above is a window of Candidatus Methylomirabilis sp. DNA encoding:
- the queG gene encoding tRNA epoxyqueuosine(34) reductase QueG; translation: MVVQSPEQLTQAIKEEAHRLGFELVGISSVSDPPHEQSFADWLQEGYGGEMAYMTRTEQARRHPSTWLPWARSVVSVAMNYYTPFPRETHQAGAPKGWISRYAWGEDYHTVFESRLDALLGWIRNTVGEEVQGKAYVDAGPVLEKGFAGLAGIGWIGKNTLLISPKHGSYFFLGELFLSLELPADQPIRNRCGSCDLCLKACPTDAFVGPYRLDARRCISYLTIELKGSIPAQIRPLIGSHIFGCDICQEVCPYNVNIEASKEPAFQPREGLHAPELIPLLALNDEQFRSWFKGSPLKRSKRRGVLRNVAVALGNLGSAESIPALARLLSDPEPLVRGHAAWALGRTGTTEARAALDEALARETDPDVKVEIAQALTGGAPSH